The Candidatus Celerinatantimonas neptuna DNA segment AGCCCCATAAATTTGCATTGGGCTTTACTGAAGCCCCCAGGGGAGATGATATTCACTGGAGTATGACCGGAGATAACCAGAAGCTGTTCCGCTGGCGCTGCCGTGCGGCAACTTATGCCAATTGGCCGACTTTACGCTATATGCTAAGAGGCAATACAGTCTCTGATGCGCCTCTGATTATCGGTAGTCTCGACCCTTGTTATTCCTGTACCGACCGGGTGACCTTTATCGATATTAACAAACGTAGTAGCAAAACAGTGCCGTACAAAGAAGTGGAGCGCTATGGTATTGAGCGCACTAATTCGCCACTGAAGTAGCGCATCAAGGAGCTTATCATGCTGAAATTTTTGAAAAAAGCGATGCAAACTGGTGTGGTGACCGGCACAGATCCGTTAACCCCACCAGAGGTGGATAAAAACTTTAGAGGCAAGCCGGAGCACGATCCGTCTCAATGTATTGCCTGTTCTGCTTGTATCAATGTGTGTCCTGCAAATGCACTGACGGTTGAAACCAATCGTAAGACCGGTATGCAGGAGTGGTCGTTGTTTCTTGGCCGCTGCATTTTTTGCGGTCGGTGTGAAGAAGTCTGCCCGACAGCGGCTATTAAACTAACTTCGGAAGTTCAGTTAGCGGCCTGGAGTAAAGAGGATCTTTATCAACGCTCTGATTTTCCAATTCAGAACTGTGTGGAATGCGGTAAGCCATTTGCTGTTGAAAAAGAGCTGGATTATGCCGAACAGTTATTACTGAAAACCGGACAATATCAGGATAAAGATGCTTTACATAAACAGCTGTGTACCTGTCCCCAGTGTAAACGTCGGGAAAACATTACCGAGTCTCACCGAATTGCCATCAGTCGCTTGTTACGGGAGCAATTGTCATGAGTGATATGATTATCGGACCACGTGATGAACAGGGCATGCCTGTCCCTGTTAGTGTTGATGAGAGTGTTGCTCGCATGAAGCAATCACTTTTGAAAAATATCGGGCGTTCAGCTTATGTTTACCGTGTCGATTGTGGTGGTTGTAATGGCTGTGAAATTGAAATCTTTGCCAGTATTTCACCTTTGTTCGATGCAGAGCGGTTTGGAATTAAAGTGGTTCCATCGCCCCGGCATGCTGATATTTTATTGTATACCGGAGCGGTAACCCGTTCCATGCGTGTTCCTGCCATAAGGGCTTATGAGTCAGCCCCTGATCCGAAAATTGTGGTTTCTTATGGTGCCTGTGGCAATAGCGGTGGGATCTTCCATGATCTCTACTGTGTCTGGGGAGGAACCGATAAGATCGTCCCTGTTGATGTCTATATTCCCGGATGTCCTCCGACTCCGGCTGCGACACTTTATGGCTTTGCTATGGCTCTGGGATTATTAGAACAGAAAATTCAGGCGCGGGTGCCATCTGACCGTGATACTCAGCACGCTCAGTTACGTCATCCCGAAGTCGCCCCACAGCTGCGTGTTGCGATTGAACGTAAGGCACGCCAGTTAGCCGGATATCGCTATGGTTATCAGATTGCAGATAAGTATCTGGATCTTTTGATCCAGCCTCATTCACCGCAAGTGATCAAGCAATATCTGGCACAAGCGGATGATCCACGTTTAACTGAAATTGTTGGTCAATTGCAACAACTGACCCAAGAGATGCGTGTATGAAAGAGACGGTGACCTTTTTTATTCTGAATCGAAAATTCGTTGATGAGAAAGATGCAGATCCACAGGCGAAGCAACTGGTGTATTACGGATTAGCCATTGGCCACCATCTGGGAGTGATCGACTGCTTTAAGCCGGCTTTAGAATGTCCTTATGACCGTTATATCGAATGGCTTGACTTGATCCCGGGTGAAAAAGCCCGCCATAAACTGGCAGGTATTCCCCGTTACGGCGAAATTGTCATTGATAGCTCTCATGTGACAATGCTGGCAAAAGCTCTGGCGGCGATGACTGATGATGTTGAATTGGAATTTTTAGGTTGGCGTGATGAATTAATGAAAATGCTGGCAATGATTCAAGAAGAACCAGCTATTCATCTGGTTGTCAGGAGGCTCAATGACTGAACAGACTAAAGCGTTGTTGTGTGTTGGCAATAGCATGATGGGTGATGATGGTGCTGGCCCTTTGCTTGCTGAGCGGTTACAAAAATCTCCTGTTGCAGGCTGGCAGGTTTTTGATGGGGGCAGCGCTCCTGAAACGGAAACTGTGCGTGTTCGTGAGTTACATCCTCAGTTACTTGTCATTATTGATGCTACAGAAATGGGGCTTAACCCGGGCGAAATTCGCCAGGTGGACCCAGATACCATTGCTGAAATGATGCTGATGAATACACATAGCATGCCGCTTAACTTTTTAATTGATG contains these protein-coding regions:
- the ndhI gene encoding NAD(P)H-quinone oxidoreductase subunit I, chloroplastic, whose amino-acid sequence is MLKFLKKAMQTGVVTGTDPLTPPEVDKNFRGKPEHDPSQCIACSACINVCPANALTVETNRKTGMQEWSLFLGRCIFCGRCEEVCPTAAIKLTSEVQLAAWSKEDLYQRSDFPIQNCVECGKPFAVEKELDYAEQLLLKTGQYQDKDALHKQLCTCPQCKRRENITESHRIAISRLLREQLS
- the hycG gene encoding Formate hydrogenlyase subunit 7, which codes for MSDMIIGPRDEQGMPVPVSVDESVARMKQSLLKNIGRSAYVYRVDCGGCNGCEIEIFASISPLFDAERFGIKVVPSPRHADILLYTGAVTRSMRVPAIRAYESAPDPKIVVSYGACGNSGGIFHDLYCVWGGTDKIVPVDVYIPGCPPTPAATLYGFAMALGLLEQKIQARVPSDRDTQHAQLRHPEVAPQLRVAIERKARQLAGYRYGYQIADKYLDLLIQPHSPQVIKQYLAQADDPRLTEIVGQLQQLTQEMRV
- the hycI gene encoding Hydrogenase 3 maturation protease; this encodes MTEQTKALLCVGNSMMGDDGAGPLLAERLQKSPVAGWQVFDGGSAPETETVRVRELHPQLLVIIDATEMGLNPGEIRQVDPDTIAEMMLMNTHSMPLNFLIDDLRDDVGEIIMLGIQPDIVGFCYPMTEAVNQAVEQIYQAIEAGNLSESFAPLDIPTVES